From the Lolium rigidum isolate FL_2022 chromosome 2, APGP_CSIRO_Lrig_0.1, whole genome shotgun sequence genome, one window contains:
- the LOC124685809 gene encoding uncharacterized protein LOC124685809 produces MEVEMEVEMEVEGQDEEAEREMAPKKLRIRGEAQVPDERREPTSQDAKALIIPNEKDNWAYDKGVRQPSSMIGALIRQYWPGFYTPVPGGEKKLAETWADYEAAPCPGFGTAADAVYTKFWTHYKVPDEMVEQGKAVLTRACQRLTRQQWYNQSIPALGTSRLSEARGSRKPTISGRILTDKGRLLQGYAPMVRE; encoded by the exons atggaggtggagatggaggtggagatggaggtggaggggcaggacgaggaggcggagagggagaTGGCGCCGAAGAAGTTGCGCATTCGTGGTGAAGCGCAAGTCCCTGATGAGAGGAGGGAGCCTACTAGCCAGGATGCGAAAGCCCTCATCATCCCGAACGAAAAAGA CAATTGGGCATATGACAAGGGGGTTCGCCAGCCGTCGAGCATGATTGGAGCTCTTATTAGGCAGTATTGGCCGGGCTTTTACACTCCGGTCCCCggcggcgagaagaagctagccgagacttgggcggactatgaggcagCTCCTTGCCCGGGCTTTGGGACAGCTGCTGACGCCGTCTACACCAAGTTTTGG ACCCATTATAAGGTGCCTGATGAGATGGTTGAGCAAGGGAAGGCGGTACTGACTAGGGCTTGTCAGAGGTTGACAAGGCAACAGTGGTACAATCAAAGCATACCCGCATTGGGCACTTCAAGGCTGAGCGAGGCACGAGGGTCAAGAAAGCCGACAATATCGGGGAGGATCCTCACCGACAAAGGAAGATTACTTCAAG GTTATGCCCCTATGGTGCGAGAATAA